One Solea senegalensis isolate Sse05_10M linkage group LG13, IFAPA_SoseM_1, whole genome shotgun sequence DNA segment encodes these proteins:
- the vamp2 gene encoding vesicle-associated membrane protein 2, protein MSAPAGAPAPEGGNQPPNLTSNRRLQQTQAQVDEVVDIMRVNVDKVLERDQKLSELDDRADALQAGASQFETSAAKLKNKYWWKNAKMMIILGVICVIVLIVIIVYFST, encoded by the exons AT GTCTGCCCCAGCTGGAGCCCCTGCACCAGAGGGAGGGAATCAGCCCCCCAACCTCACCAGCAACCGCCGTCTGCAGCAGACACAGGCACAAGTGGATGAG GTGGTGGATATCATGCGTGTAAACGTGGACAAGGTTCTGGAGCGTGATCAGAAGCTGTCAGAACTGGACGACAGGGCTGATGCCCTGCAGGCTGGAGCATCTCAGTTTGAGACTAGCGCTGCAAAACTGAAGAATAAATACTGGTGGAAGAATGCCAAG ATGATGATTATCCTGGGGGTGATATGCGTGATTGTCCTCATCGTCATTATTG tgtacttCAGCACCTAA